In Horticoccus luteus, the following proteins share a genomic window:
- a CDS encoding inositol monophosphatase, with protein MKAKLEEARRLLGALQDHIRDTLIAAREREASKFARIAAVTAADTIYHVDKLSEDAIFAWFEAHWPAAWPVELVMEGIEDGDEVTFPRGTPAAKTVFKCILDPIDGTRNLMYDKRPAWILTGLAPQRGKRTRLGDIVVAVMTELPTSKQWRSDQVSAIRGRGRRGLRAEAVDVRDAARARTRWTPRPSQAKDFRHGFASLARFFPEGKVLTAQIEVALWEELYGVGSSSSPLVFDDQYITTGGQIYELLVGHDRMLGDLRPQVFAKLGLSSSLACHPYDICTALILEEAGGIIETPAGRPLSAPLDTTSPVSWIGFANPVLARTVRPILRRLMREYLG; from the coding sequence GTGAAGGCGAAACTCGAAGAGGCGCGGCGTTTGCTGGGCGCGTTGCAGGATCACATTCGCGACACGTTGATCGCGGCGCGGGAGCGCGAGGCGAGCAAGTTTGCCCGCATCGCGGCCGTGACGGCGGCGGACACGATTTACCACGTGGACAAGCTGAGCGAGGACGCGATCTTCGCGTGGTTCGAGGCGCACTGGCCGGCGGCGTGGCCGGTGGAGCTCGTGATGGAGGGCATCGAAGACGGCGACGAAGTGACGTTCCCGCGCGGCACGCCGGCGGCGAAGACGGTTTTCAAGTGCATCCTCGATCCGATCGATGGCACGCGAAACCTGATGTATGACAAACGGCCGGCGTGGATTCTCACCGGACTCGCGCCGCAGCGGGGGAAGCGCACGCGGCTCGGCGACATCGTCGTGGCGGTGATGACGGAATTGCCGACGAGCAAACAATGGCGCTCGGATCAGGTGAGTGCGATCCGGGGGCGCGGACGCCGCGGACTCAGGGCCGAGGCGGTCGATGTGAGGGATGCAGCGCGGGCACGGACGCGATGGACGCCGCGGCCTTCGCAAGCGAAGGATTTCCGGCACGGGTTTGCGTCGTTGGCGCGTTTTTTCCCGGAGGGCAAGGTGTTGACCGCCCAGATCGAGGTGGCGTTGTGGGAGGAACTTTACGGGGTCGGGAGTTCGAGTTCGCCGCTGGTGTTCGACGACCAATACATCACGACGGGCGGGCAGATTTACGAGCTGCTCGTGGGGCACGACCGGATGTTGGGCGACTTGCGGCCGCAGGTGTTTGCAAAGCTGGGTTTGTCGTCGTCGCTGGCATGTCATCCTTACGACATTTGCACGGCGTTGATCTTGGAGGAGGCGGGCGGGATCATCGAGACACCGGCGGGCCGGCCGTTGTCGGCGCCGCTCGACACGACTTCGCCGGTGTCGTGGATCGGGTTCGCGAATCCGGTGTTGGCGCGGACGGTGCGGCCGATTTTGCGGCGGTTGATGCGCGAATATCTGGGGTGA
- a CDS encoding ribulokinase, which translates to MAPTFTLGIDYGTNSVRALVVRTSDGAEFGSAVANYPSGRQGVLLDPKDHNVARQHPGDYLVGLEQSVRGALAAAKKKRGFAATQVVGIGVDSTGSSPMPVDAQNRPLALDKKWKKNLHAQCWLWKDHTSVREAARITTAAAEHRPHYIAKCGNTYSSEWFWAKIWHCLNVAPAVFDAAYSWVELADWIPSVLAGADMPAKVMRGVCCAGHKALYSDEWGGLPDKDFLALLDPKLAELRDRLYEKAHDATVPAGKLSAAWAKKLGLPAGIPIGIGEMDVHYGAIGCGVAEGVLVKVIGTSTCDCAVVSADKTVQDIPGICGIVKGSILPGYYGIEAGQSAVGDIFKWWVEGVCGGDGAAHGALTKAAAKQKPGQAGLLALDWNNGNRTILVDQQLTGLLLGQTLYTTSAEIYRALIEATAFGARAILERIQNYGVPVNRIVCAGGIAEKNPMLMQIYADITGCTMQVSGSSQACALGSAVAAAVLAGAHKSYPAAQKAMTSVKAKGYRPITANRKVYDQLYGLYRRVHDAFGGLNQNADLSRVMKELLEVKRRVASIQ; encoded by the coding sequence ATGGCCCCGACTTTTACCCTGGGAATCGATTACGGAACGAATTCAGTGCGCGCGCTCGTCGTGCGCACAAGTGACGGAGCAGAGTTCGGCTCGGCGGTCGCGAACTACCCGTCGGGCCGGCAAGGGGTGTTGCTCGATCCGAAGGATCACAACGTGGCGCGGCAGCATCCGGGCGATTATCTCGTCGGCCTGGAGCAAAGCGTGCGCGGCGCGCTGGCGGCGGCGAAAAAGAAGCGAGGGTTTGCGGCGACGCAGGTGGTGGGGATCGGCGTGGATTCGACGGGATCGAGCCCGATGCCGGTCGATGCGCAAAACCGGCCGCTCGCGTTGGACAAGAAGTGGAAGAAAAATCTGCACGCGCAGTGCTGGTTGTGGAAGGATCACACAAGCGTGCGCGAAGCGGCGCGCATCACTACGGCGGCGGCGGAGCACCGGCCGCACTACATCGCGAAGTGCGGCAACACGTATTCATCGGAATGGTTTTGGGCGAAGATCTGGCATTGTCTGAACGTGGCGCCGGCGGTGTTCGACGCGGCGTATTCGTGGGTCGAACTGGCGGATTGGATCCCGTCGGTGCTCGCGGGCGCGGATATGCCGGCGAAGGTGATGCGCGGCGTGTGTTGCGCGGGGCACAAGGCGCTTTACAGCGACGAATGGGGCGGGTTGCCGGACAAGGATTTTCTCGCGCTGCTCGACCCGAAGCTCGCGGAGCTGCGCGACCGGTTGTATGAGAAAGCGCACGACGCGACCGTGCCGGCGGGAAAGTTGAGCGCGGCGTGGGCGAAGAAGCTGGGTTTGCCGGCGGGGATTCCCATCGGGATCGGCGAGATGGATGTGCACTATGGCGCGATCGGTTGCGGCGTCGCGGAAGGCGTGCTCGTGAAAGTGATCGGCACGTCGACGTGCGACTGCGCCGTGGTCTCGGCGGACAAAACCGTGCAGGACATCCCGGGGATCTGTGGCATCGTGAAGGGTTCGATTCTGCCGGGTTATTACGGCATCGAAGCGGGCCAGTCGGCGGTCGGAGATATTTTCAAGTGGTGGGTGGAGGGGGTTTGTGGCGGCGACGGCGCGGCGCATGGGGCGCTCACGAAGGCGGCGGCGAAACAAAAGCCGGGCCAGGCGGGTTTGCTCGCGCTCGATTGGAACAACGGCAACCGCACGATTCTCGTCGATCAACAGCTCACGGGTTTGCTGCTCGGGCAGACGCTCTACACGACGTCGGCGGAAATCTACCGCGCGTTGATTGAAGCGACGGCGTTTGGCGCCCGGGCGATTTTGGAACGCATTCAAAATTACGGCGTGCCGGTCAACCGGATCGTGTGTGCGGGCGGCATCGCGGAGAAAAATCCGATGTTGATGCAGATCTACGCCGACATCACGGGCTGCACGATGCAGGTGTCGGGTTCGTCGCAGGCGTGCGCGCTGGGCTCGGCGGTCGCGGCGGCGGTGCTCGCGGGGGCGCACAAGAGTTACCCGGCGGCGCAAAAGGCGATGACGTCGGTGAAGGCGAAGGGCTACCGGCCGATCACGGCGAACCGGAAGGTTTACGATCAGCTTTACGGTCTTTACCGGCGCGTGCATGACGCGTTCGGCGGATTGAATCAGAACGCTGATCTGTCGCGCGTGATGAAGGAGCTGCTTGAAGTGAAGCGCCGGGTGGCGAGCATCCAGTAG
- the araA gene encoding L-arabinose isomerase yields the protein MKLLSTPEIWLLCGSQHLYGPGPLKQVAANAQEVANALAGSKKLPLKTVFKALLTTPDEITNVMFEANRDANCAGVILWMHTFSPSKMWVRGLGVLSKPFVHLHTQFNRDLPWSTIDMDFMNLNQAAHGDREAGFIHTRMRLGRKVVVGHWSDPEVQERLGAWMRAARAWHDWQGAKFCRFGDNMRSVAVTEGDKVAAEMRFGFSTNGYGVGDLVAKMAEHAIDPKEIDALCADYEKTYRVAAALKKGGARHEALRYSARIEIGLRAFLAEGGFKGFTTTFEDLHGLRQLPGAAPQRLMADGYGFAAEGDWKTAALLRAMKVMGEGLKGGTSFMEDYTYHLSPKGHQVLGAHMLEICPTIAATKPTMEIHPLGIGGKEDPVRLVFDAAAGPALNASLVDLGNRFRLIVNEVKAVPTPKLPKLPVARAVWECQPDFKTACAAWIYAGGAHHTGYSYAVTTEMLEDFATIAGIELVTINADTKLGDFKQTLRNNEVYYHLAQGLRG from the coding sequence ATGAAACTTCTCTCTACTCCTGAAATTTGGCTGCTGTGCGGTTCCCAGCATCTTTACGGTCCGGGCCCGTTGAAGCAGGTCGCGGCGAACGCGCAGGAAGTCGCGAACGCCTTGGCGGGTTCGAAAAAGCTGCCGTTGAAAACGGTGTTCAAGGCGCTGCTCACGACGCCGGACGAAATCACCAACGTGATGTTCGAGGCGAATCGCGACGCGAATTGCGCCGGCGTGATTCTGTGGATGCACACGTTTTCGCCGTCGAAGATGTGGGTTCGCGGGCTGGGCGTGTTGAGCAAGCCGTTCGTGCATCTGCACACGCAGTTCAACCGCGATCTGCCGTGGAGCACGATCGACATGGATTTCATGAATCTCAATCAGGCCGCGCACGGCGACCGCGAGGCGGGGTTCATTCACACGCGGATGCGGCTCGGGCGGAAGGTGGTCGTCGGCCATTGGTCGGATCCGGAGGTGCAGGAGCGGCTCGGCGCGTGGATGCGCGCGGCGCGGGCGTGGCACGACTGGCAGGGCGCGAAGTTCTGCCGTTTCGGCGACAACATGCGGTCGGTGGCGGTGACCGAGGGCGACAAAGTGGCGGCGGAGATGCGGTTTGGTTTTTCGACCAACGGCTACGGCGTGGGCGATCTCGTGGCGAAGATGGCGGAGCACGCGATCGATCCGAAGGAAATCGACGCGTTGTGCGCCGACTACGAAAAGACGTATCGCGTGGCGGCGGCGTTGAAAAAGGGCGGCGCGCGGCACGAGGCGTTACGTTATTCGGCGCGCATCGAGATTGGGCTGCGGGCGTTTCTGGCGGAAGGAGGCTTCAAGGGCTTCACAACGACGTTCGAGGATTTGCACGGGTTGCGGCAATTGCCGGGCGCGGCGCCGCAGCGGTTGATGGCCGACGGCTACGGTTTCGCGGCGGAAGGCGATTGGAAGACGGCGGCGCTGCTGCGCGCGATGAAAGTGATGGGCGAGGGGTTGAAGGGCGGCACGTCGTTCATGGAGGACTACACGTATCATCTTTCGCCCAAGGGGCATCAGGTGCTCGGCGCGCACATGCTGGAAATTTGTCCGACGATCGCGGCGACGAAGCCGACGATGGAAATTCATCCGCTCGGGATCGGCGGAAAGGAAGATCCGGTGCGATTGGTGTTCGATGCGGCGGCGGGGCCGGCGCTCAACGCGTCGCTGGTGGATCTGGGCAATCGTTTCCGGCTGATCGTGAATGAAGTGAAGGCGGTGCCGACCCCGAAGCTGCCGAAGCTGCCGGTGGCGCGCGCGGTGTGGGAGTGTCAGCCGGATTTCAAGACGGCGTGCGCCGCGTGGATTTACGCGGGCGGCGCGCATCACACGGGTTACAGTTACGCGGTGACGACGGAGATGCTGGAGGACTTTGCGACGATCGCGGGGATCGAGCTGGTGACGATCAACGCCGACACGAAGCTCGGTGACTTCAAACAGACGCTGCGGAACAACGAAGTGTATTACCACCTCGCGCAGGGACTGCGGGGGTGA
- the araD gene encoding L-ribulose-5-phosphate 4-epimerase AraD, whose protein sequence is MLEELKREAYEANVALPRHGLINLTFGNASAVDRAKGIFAIKPSGVDYAALTADDMVLVDFDGKRVEGKLNPSSDTPTHRRLLLAWPQLGGVVHTHSSHATAFAQAGRAIPIFGTTHADYFAGDIPVTRKMTLQEIAAAYEWETGNVIVERFAAGKLDPLDFPAVLVNRHAPFTWAATVAKAVEVAVAVECIAQMALMSLQLEPTLAPIEDELLQKHFKRKHGAGAYYGQTLAG, encoded by the coding sequence ATGCTCGAAGAACTGAAACGCGAGGCTTATGAGGCGAATGTGGCGCTGCCGCGGCATGGGTTGATCAACCTGACGTTTGGCAACGCGTCGGCGGTCGATCGCGCGAAGGGCATTTTCGCCATCAAGCCGAGCGGAGTCGACTACGCCGCGCTCACCGCCGATGACATGGTGCTCGTCGATTTCGACGGGAAACGCGTCGAGGGGAAACTCAATCCGTCGTCGGACACGCCGACGCACCGGCGGCTGTTGCTCGCATGGCCGCAGCTTGGCGGCGTGGTGCACACGCATTCATCGCACGCGACGGCGTTCGCCCAGGCGGGACGCGCGATTCCGATTTTCGGGACGACGCATGCGGACTACTTCGCGGGGGATATTCCAGTGACGCGCAAGATGACGCTGCAGGAAATCGCGGCCGCTTACGAATGGGAAACAGGCAACGTAATCGTCGAGCGCTTCGCAGCGGGAAAGCTCGATCCGCTGGATTTCCCCGCGGTGCTCGTGAACCGGCACGCGCCGTTTACGTGGGCGGCGACGGTGGCGAAAGCGGTGGAGGTCGCGGTGGCGGTGGAGTGCATCGCGCAGATGGCGCTGATGTCGTTGCAACTCGAGCCGACGCTGGCGCCGATCGAGGACGAGTTGCTACAAAAGCATTTTAAGCGGAAGCACGGCGCGGGAGCGTATTACGGGCAGACGTTGGCGGGATGA
- a CDS encoding prepilin peptidase, producing the protein MTHAFTEINAAFPWFFAAVVFVFGACIGSFLNVVIYRLPKHESIVSPGSHCACGAPIAWYDNIPILSWLILRGRARCCGRPYAFRYAFVELLTAALFLACWVLFPPAKALCGMVFVGLLLPATFIDLDHLEIPDVFSLGGGVIGVVLSFAVPALHGHHGDFFLLDSFRSGVDALVGLLAGSGLVLWIALLAEAALKKEAMGFGDVKFIGAIGAFTGWQGAVFAIFGGAVIGTVWLALALIWQKLTGRAATVAPRAETPEGEPAALGLGVHIPFGPMLALGGLAHFLFFHDWVAAYFAPLRGLL; encoded by the coding sequence ATGACCCACGCCTTCACCGAAATCAACGCCGCCTTTCCGTGGTTTTTCGCGGCTGTGGTTTTCGTCTTCGGCGCCTGCATCGGCAGTTTTCTCAACGTCGTCATCTACCGGCTACCGAAACACGAGTCGATCGTCTCACCCGGCTCGCACTGCGCCTGCGGTGCGCCCATCGCGTGGTATGACAACATTCCGATTTTAAGCTGGCTCATACTCCGCGGCCGCGCGCGCTGCTGTGGTCGCCCCTACGCGTTTCGCTATGCGTTCGTCGAACTCCTCACCGCCGCCCTCTTCCTCGCGTGCTGGGTCTTGTTTCCGCCCGCGAAAGCCCTCTGCGGCATGGTGTTTGTCGGCCTGCTGCTGCCCGCGACGTTTATCGATCTCGATCACCTCGAAATCCCCGACGTGTTTTCCCTCGGCGGCGGCGTGATCGGCGTTGTCCTCTCCTTCGCCGTGCCCGCCCTGCATGGCCATCACGGCGACTTTTTTCTCCTCGATAGTTTTCGCTCCGGCGTCGACGCCCTCGTCGGCCTCCTCGCCGGCTCCGGACTCGTCCTCTGGATCGCGCTCCTCGCCGAAGCGGCGTTGAAAAAAGAAGCGATGGGTTTCGGTGACGTGAAATTCATCGGCGCGATCGGCGCCTTCACCGGCTGGCAAGGCGCGGTGTTCGCGATTTTCGGCGGCGCCGTGATCGGCACCGTCTGGCTCGCGCTCGCCCTCATCTGGCAAAAACTCACCGGCCGCGCCGCCACCGTGGCGCCCCGCGCCGAGACGCCCGAAGGCGAACCCGCCGCGCTCGGCCTCGGCGTCCACATTCCTTTCGGGCCCATGCTCGCCCTCGGCGGACTCGCCCACTTTCTCTTTTTCCACGACTGGGTCGCCGCCTACTTCGCCCCTCTCCGCGGACTGCTGTAG
- a CDS encoding ferritin-like domain-containing protein: MSSLPLRAELTRTLTTPTTRRSVLKTLGFGALGVAALRLSGNRLAADFAKSASVSPTDAAVLNFALNLEYLEAEYYSYAVDGRGIETFGLGVNGSGTAGSTTVKANPAVPFTTAAVREYATEIASDERAHVGFLRAAIIAAGGTPVARPAINLRESFAAAAQAAGLGSGFDPFADEASFLVGAFVFEDVGVTAYKGGAPLISNKTYLEAAAGILAVEAYHAGTIRTLLYQSGSAGRQAAQAISDLRDAAASTEVDQGITAGGVANIVPTDANGIAFSRTPRQVLDVVYLSGGASQGGFFPNGLNGSIH, encoded by the coding sequence ATGTCTTCCTTACCTCTCCGCGCTGAATTGACGCGCACCCTGACGACGCCCACCACGCGTCGCTCGGTCTTGAAAACCCTCGGCTTCGGCGCTCTCGGCGTCGCCGCGCTGCGATTGTCCGGCAATCGCCTCGCCGCCGATTTCGCCAAAAGCGCCTCCGTCAGCCCCACCGACGCCGCCGTGCTCAATTTCGCGCTCAACCTCGAATACCTCGAAGCGGAATATTATTCCTACGCCGTGGACGGCCGCGGCATCGAGACCTTCGGTTTGGGCGTCAACGGCTCCGGCACCGCCGGCAGCACCACCGTCAAAGCCAATCCGGCCGTGCCGTTCACCACGGCTGCGGTTCGTGAATACGCCACGGAAATCGCCAGCGATGAACGCGCCCACGTCGGCTTCCTGCGCGCCGCCATCATCGCCGCCGGCGGCACCCCCGTCGCACGCCCCGCCATCAACCTCCGCGAAAGTTTCGCCGCCGCCGCCCAAGCCGCGGGCCTCGGCTCCGGTTTCGATCCGTTCGCCGACGAAGCCTCGTTCCTCGTCGGCGCGTTCGTCTTCGAAGACGTCGGAGTCACCGCCTACAAAGGTGGCGCCCCGCTCATCTCCAACAAAACGTATCTCGAAGCCGCCGCCGGCATCCTCGCCGTCGAAGCATATCACGCCGGCACCATCCGCACGCTGCTCTATCAGTCCGGCAGCGCCGGCCGCCAGGCGGCCCAGGCGATTTCGGATCTTCGCGACGCCGCCGCCTCGACCGAAGTTGATCAAGGCATCACCGCCGGTGGCGTCGCCAATATCGTGCCGACCGACGCCAACGGCATCGCGTTCAGCCGCACGCCGCGCCAAGTGCTCGACGTCGTCTACCTCAGCGGTGGCGCGTCGCAAGGCGGCTTCTTCCCCAACGGCCTCAACGGCTCCATCCACTAA
- a CDS encoding sigma-70 family RNA polymerase sigma factor has protein sequence MESSAESNEELSAGLVSRIARGDEEAFGTLYDALSPRLFGLVCAILADAAEAEDVMQECFLHVWNNAHRFDPARGSVTTWLFLLFRSRAIDRRRRHRRREGHVELSGMTESSSPFDLATVPGQGAPAGEDGIIHAALHDLPEDQRRAIDLAFFGGLTHHEIATQLATPVGTIKARIRRGLMRLASLLADPA, from the coding sequence ATGGAATCAAGCGCCGAGTCGAACGAGGAGTTGAGTGCGGGATTGGTGAGCCGGATCGCGCGCGGGGACGAGGAGGCGTTTGGGACGCTTTATGATGCGCTTTCGCCGCGGTTGTTCGGCTTGGTGTGTGCGATCCTCGCCGACGCGGCCGAGGCGGAGGACGTGATGCAGGAGTGCTTTCTGCATGTGTGGAACAACGCGCACCGCTTCGATCCCGCGCGAGGGAGCGTCACTACGTGGTTGTTCCTGCTTTTCCGCAGCCGGGCGATCGACCGCCGGCGGAGGCATCGGCGGCGGGAAGGCCATGTTGAACTTTCGGGCATGACGGAAAGCAGTTCGCCCTTTGATCTCGCAACGGTGCCGGGCCAAGGCGCGCCGGCAGGGGAGGACGGTATCATCCACGCCGCGCTGCACGATTTGCCGGAGGATCAGCGGCGCGCCATCGACCTGGCGTTTTTCGGCGGGTTGACACACCACGAGATCGCCACCCAGTTGGCGACGCCCGTTGGCACCATTAAGGCGCGTATCCGGCGCGGCCTGATGCGGCTGGCGAGTCTCTTGGCTGATCCGGCATGA
- a CDS encoding anti-sigma factor yields MNEERTETASLYVLNLLEPEEARAFEQALRADPALAELVRKLEAGAATLAARVPPRTPPPRVREQVWAAIQASKPAPRKVPRVAWLGWWAAAAFAAIAVLLGVDRARVSRTPAVDPVATSLARLQVATLAPSAQGPAKGSAAVAWDQAQQRGVITVENLPDAGAGHDYQLWVIDPSYKVPVSAGVLAVTDGKAQSEFSTAKVIAAAQKFAISLEPKGGSATPTGAIVMIGP; encoded by the coding sequence ATGAACGAAGAACGCACAGAAACCGCTTCGCTTTACGTGCTCAACTTGCTTGAGCCGGAGGAAGCGCGGGCGTTCGAACAAGCACTGCGCGCAGATCCGGCGCTGGCGGAACTCGTGCGCAAACTCGAAGCCGGCGCGGCGACGCTCGCCGCGAGGGTGCCCCCGCGGACGCCGCCGCCGCGCGTGCGCGAGCAGGTGTGGGCCGCGATTCAGGCGTCGAAACCCGCACCGCGCAAAGTGCCGCGGGTGGCGTGGTTGGGTTGGTGGGCGGCGGCGGCTTTTGCGGCCATTGCCGTATTACTGGGCGTCGATCGCGCACGCGTGTCGCGAACGCCGGCCGTGGATCCGGTGGCGACATCGCTGGCGCGATTGCAGGTGGCGACGCTGGCGCCGTCGGCTCAAGGGCCGGCCAAGGGTTCGGCGGCGGTGGCGTGGGATCAGGCGCAGCAACGCGGGGTGATTACCGTGGAAAATCTGCCGGACGCCGGGGCGGGGCATGATTACCAACTGTGGGTCATCGACCCGAGCTACAAAGTGCCGGTGAGCGCAGGCGTGCTGGCGGTGACGGACGGGAAGGCCCAGAGCGAATTTTCGACCGCAAAGGTGATCGCGGCGGCGCAGAAGTTTGCGATCAGTCTCGAGCCGAAGGGCGGATCCGCGACACCGACCGGCGCGATCGTGATGATCGGACCGTGA
- a CDS encoding Gfo/Idh/MocA family protein — protein sequence MHSVLIVGCGSIGERHLRCFQRTGRAHVTACEANPALLQRMADTYGVATRTDATAALAEPFDAVVVCTPAPSHLPLATAALAAGKHVLVEKPLSHSLAGLDLLEHTLAQSRRQLAVAYVYHVFPALREARAFLAGGEFGPVLQAVATSGQAFNLLRPAYAQTYYRDHRTGGGAIQDALTHLANWVESVLGPTDSVLTDCAHLSLAGVEVEDTVHVAARHGAALASYTLNQFQAPNETTLQFNAAGGSVRIELHRQRWGVFPAGAAAWTWHQVEPAERDTHFIAQANAFLDQLEGQPPRLCSLAAAAQTLRFNLAALASAASGSRVFCRDIAP from the coding sequence ATGCACTCCGTCCTGATCGTCGGTTGCGGCAGCATTGGCGAACGTCACCTGCGTTGCTTTCAACGCACGGGCCGCGCCCACGTCACGGCTTGCGAGGCCAACCCCGCTCTCCTGCAACGCATGGCCGACACCTACGGCGTCGCCACCCGCACCGACGCCACCGCCGCCTTGGCCGAGCCGTTCGACGCGGTGGTGGTTTGCACGCCCGCGCCCTCGCATCTGCCCCTCGCCACCGCCGCCCTCGCCGCGGGCAAGCACGTGCTCGTCGAGAAACCGCTCTCCCATTCCCTCGCCGGTCTCGATCTCCTCGAGCACACGCTCGCGCAATCTCGCCGCCAACTCGCCGTCGCCTACGTTTACCACGTTTTCCCCGCCCTGCGCGAAGCCCGCGCGTTTCTCGCCGGCGGCGAATTCGGCCCCGTCCTCCAAGCCGTTGCCACGTCCGGCCAGGCGTTCAATCTCTTGCGCCCCGCCTACGCGCAGACTTACTACCGCGATCACCGCACGGGCGGCGGCGCGATTCAGGACGCGCTCACCCACTTGGCCAACTGGGTCGAAAGCGTCCTCGGACCGACCGACAGCGTGCTCACCGACTGCGCGCACCTCTCCCTCGCGGGCGTCGAGGTCGAAGACACCGTGCATGTCGCCGCGCGCCACGGCGCCGCCCTCGCCAGCTACACGCTCAATCAATTTCAAGCGCCCAACGAAACCACCCTGCAGTTCAACGCCGCCGGCGGCAGCGTGCGCATCGAACTGCATCGCCAGCGCTGGGGCGTCTTTCCCGCCGGCGCCGCCGCGTGGACGTGGCATCAAGTCGAACCCGCGGAACGCGACACGCACTTCATCGCCCAAGCCAACGCGTTTCTCGATCAACTCGAAGGCCAGCCGCCGCGGCTTTGCTCGCTCGCCGCCGCCGCGCAAACCCTCCGCTTCAATCTCGCCGCCCTCGCCTCCGCTGCGAGCGGCTCACGGGTCTTCTGCCGCGACATCGCTCCGTGA
- a CDS encoding sialidase family protein yields the protein MKFTARWLLFPSSLLLSMMQAKDGAASDSLVPAIADQAPHVILGDKRVSVTFGERRLVLAGGLQPSLLATGTGTLVVQAQGVEKPFAAKRISYPSAIGTVISRDEGKTWSRIPLKPGENGLNMEGGAVQLRDGTIVALDTYVTPAEKPGHGLGERYISRDDWRTLEGPEEITFTLPGVRFHGSSDDYGRTHEAVRLHRRILELPNGDLLATLYGWFEGDTTPAAYRATMHRTRAVLLRSKDRGKSWSMVSTIAAGADVGTEGYGEPALVRIGTGEHAGRLICQMRTGYELREAISDDDGQTWSAARPRTFAGRDVRARQNWIGMFGEMRNQQGERLADRPDELIASIVDPDLLELRSGVLVAAFGMRVPARNCWTRWEHPWNGNYLAFSLDHGETWSHVIQLTSGVLTTHYMAIEELPGTNRFFVAYDLGAWGSAQGRSVFGRTVELTTSMP from the coding sequence ATGAAATTCACGGCGCGCTGGCTGCTTTTCCCTTCGAGTCTTTTATTGAGCATGATGCAGGCGAAAGACGGAGCTGCTTCCGATTCGCTGGTACCGGCCATCGCCGACCAGGCGCCGCACGTCATTCTCGGCGACAAGCGGGTGAGCGTGACGTTTGGCGAACGCCGGTTGGTGCTGGCTGGCGGGCTGCAACCGTCGCTGCTGGCGACGGGGACCGGGACGCTGGTCGTGCAGGCGCAAGGCGTGGAGAAACCTTTTGCGGCGAAGCGCATCTCCTATCCCAGCGCGATCGGCACGGTGATTTCGCGCGACGAAGGAAAGACGTGGTCGCGCATCCCGCTGAAGCCGGGAGAAAACGGGTTGAACATGGAAGGCGGTGCGGTGCAGTTGCGCGACGGGACGATTGTGGCGCTCGATACCTATGTCACTCCGGCGGAGAAGCCGGGGCATGGACTGGGCGAACGTTACATTTCGCGGGACGACTGGCGGACGCTGGAGGGGCCGGAGGAGATCACGTTCACGTTGCCGGGCGTGCGCTTCCACGGTTCGAGCGACGACTACGGTCGCACGCATGAAGCGGTCCGTCTGCACCGACGGATCCTCGAGCTGCCGAATGGCGATCTGCTTGCGACACTCTACGGCTGGTTCGAAGGCGACACAACGCCTGCGGCCTATAGGGCGACCATGCATCGCACGCGTGCAGTGCTGCTGCGATCGAAGGATCGCGGGAAGAGCTGGAGCATGGTGTCGACAATCGCGGCGGGCGCGGACGTGGGCACTGAAGGTTACGGCGAACCGGCGCTTGTGCGCATCGGGACGGGCGAGCACGCAGGCCGACTGATTTGCCAGATGCGCACGGGCTACGAGTTGCGAGAAGCAATTTCGGATGATGACGGGCAGACCTGGAGCGCCGCCCGCCCGCGGACGTTTGCGGGCCGTGACGTGCGAGCGAGGCAGAACTGGATCGGGATGTTTGGCGAGATGCGCAACCAGCAGGGGGAGCGACTGGCCGACCGGCCGGACGAGTTGATCGCATCCATCGTCGATCCTGATTTGCTGGAGTTGCGCAGCGGCGTGTTGGTGGCGGCATTCGGGATGCGTGTGCCGGCGCGGAATTGCTGGACGCGCTGGGAGCATCCGTGGAACGGCAACTACCTGGCCTTCAGTCTCGATCACGGCGAGACGTGGAGTCACGTGATACAACTCACCTCCGGCGTGTTGACGACGCATTACATGGCGATCGAAGAGTTGCCGGGCACGAACCGTTTCTTTGTCGCCTACGATCTCGGCGCATGGGGTAGCGCGCAAGGGCGATCGGTCTTCGGCCGCACAGTGGAGCTGACGACCTCGATGCCGTGA